A genomic stretch from Streptococcus oralis includes:
- the tyrS gene encoding tyrosine--tRNA ligase translates to MHIFDELKERGLIFQTTDEEALRKALEEGQVSYYTGYDPTADSLHLGHLVAILTSRRLQLAGHKPYALVGGATGLIGDPSFKDAERSLQTKDTVEGWVKSIQGQLSRFLDFENGENKAVMVNNYDWFGSISFIDFLRDIGKYFTVNYMMSKESVKKRIETGISYTEFAYQIMQGYDFFVLNQEHNVTLQIGGSDQWGNMTAGTELLRRKADKTGHVITVPLITDATGKKFGKSEGNAVWLNPEKTSPYEMYQFWMNVMDADAVRFLKIFTFLSLDEIEEIRKQFEAAPHERLAQKVLAREVVTLVHGEEAYKEALNITEQLFAGNIKNLSVKELKQGLRGVPNYQVQADENHNIVELLVSSGVVNSKRQAREDVQNGAIYINGDRIQDLDYVLSDADKLENELTVIRRGKKKYFVLTY, encoded by the coding sequence ATGCACATTTTTGATGAGCTAAAAGAGCGTGGTTTGATCTTTCAAACGACTGATGAAGAAGCTTTGCGCAAAGCCCTAGAAGAAGGTCAAGTTTCTTATTATACTGGCTACGATCCAACTGCTGACAGCCTTCACCTAGGCCACCTTGTCGCAATCTTGACAAGTCGTCGTTTGCAACTAGCAGGTCACAAACCTTACGCGCTCGTTGGCGGTGCTACAGGTCTCATCGGAGATCCGTCCTTCAAAGATGCTGAGCGTAGTCTCCAAACAAAAGACACAGTAGAGGGCTGGGTCAAGTCTATCCAAGGACAACTTTCTCGTTTTCTTGATTTTGAAAATGGGGAAAATAAAGCTGTCATGGTCAACAACTACGACTGGTTTGGCAGCATCAGCTTCATTGACTTCCTCCGTGATATCGGAAAATACTTCACTGTCAACTACATGATGAGCAAGGAGTCTGTGAAAAAACGGATCGAGACAGGGATTTCTTACACAGAATTTGCCTACCAAATCATGCAAGGGTACGACTTCTTTGTCCTTAACCAAGAGCACAACGTAACGCTACAAATCGGTGGTTCTGACCAGTGGGGAAATATGACCGCAGGTACCGAATTGCTTCGCCGTAAGGCTGATAAGACTGGTCACGTTATCACAGTTCCTCTCATCACTGATGCGACTGGTAAGAAATTTGGTAAATCTGAAGGAAACGCAGTCTGGCTCAATCCCGAAAAGACTTCCCCATACGAAATGTACCAATTCTGGATGAACGTCATGGATGCTGACGCTGTTCGCTTCTTGAAGATCTTTACCTTCTTGTCACTGGACGAGATTGAAGAGATCCGCAAGCAGTTTGAAGCGGCGCCACACGAACGCTTGGCTCAGAAAGTCTTGGCTCGTGAAGTCGTTACACTTGTTCACGGCGAAGAAGCCTATAAGGAAGCCCTCAATATCACAGAGCAACTCTTTGCTGGAAATATCAAAAACCTTTCTGTCAAAGAACTCAAACAAGGACTTCGTGGAGTGCCAAACTACCAAGTACAAGCAGACGAAAACCACAATATCGTGGAATTGCTCGTATCTTCTGGTGTGGTTAATTCCAAACGTCAAGCCCGCGAAGATGTTCAAAATGGAGCTATCTACATCAACGGCGACCGTATCCAAGACCTTGACTATGTCTTGAGTGACGCAGATAAGTTAGAAAACGAACTAACTGTTATCCGCCGCGGAAAGAAGAAATACTTTGTATTGACTTACTAA
- a CDS encoding 5-formyltetrahydrofolate cyclo-ligase → MKAELRKKVLHEMKALSQKQKQAMDRVLTERFLHHPFYQEAKAIATYLSFTHEFQTQELIDQALKDGKKVLIPKTYSKGRMEFVVYDPQQLKKTSFGLLEPQGDLEVVDPSQIDLIHVPGLAFTTEGYRIGYGGGYYDRYLENFAGQTMSTIYPCQIQNFNSEDHDIPVQEVLIYEGNL, encoded by the coding sequence ATGAAAGCAGAACTACGCAAGAAAGTCTTGCACGAAATGAAGGCTTTATCTCAGAAGCAAAAACAGGCTATGGATCGAGTTTTAACTGAGCGTTTCTTACATCACCCCTTTTACCAAGAAGCCAAAGCCATCGCAACCTATCTCTCTTTCACTCATGAATTTCAAACGCAGGAACTGATTGACCAGGCGCTGAAGGACGGCAAAAAGGTTTTGATACCCAAAACCTATTCCAAGGGGCGTATGGAGTTTGTGGTCTACGATCCGCAGCAGTTGAAAAAAACTTCCTTTGGTTTACTGGAGCCCCAAGGGGACTTGGAAGTGGTGGATCCGTCTCAGATTGATTTAATTCATGTTCCGGGCTTGGCTTTTACAACAGAGGGCTATCGGATTGGATATGGCGGAGGCTATTACGACCGCTATCTGGAGAATTTTGCTGGTCAGACCATGAGTACAATCTATCCTTGTCAAATCCAGAATTTCAACTCTGAAGACCATGATATTCCCGTTCAGGAGGTGCTAATCTATGAAGGAAATCTTTGA
- the dapD gene encoding 2,3,4,5-tetrahydropyridine-2,6-dicarboxylate N-acetyltransferase, with protein MTATKMNAQEIIQFIANAEKKTSVKVTFEGELASALPSSVVKLGNVLFGDWKDVAPLLEGLVENQDYVVEQDARNSAVPLLDKRAINARIEPGAIIRDQVEIGDNAVIMMGAVINIGAEIGAGTMIDMGAILGGRAIVGKNSHVGAGAVLAGVIEPASADPVRVGDNVLIGANAVVIEGVQIGSGSVVAAGAIVTQDVPENVVVAGVPARIIKEIDAQTQQKTALEDALRTL; from the coding sequence ATGACTGCCACAAAAATGAATGCCCAAGAAATCATCCAATTTATCGCCAATGCGGAAAAGAAAACCAGTGTTAAAGTAACCTTTGAGGGAGAACTCGCATCTGCTCTACCTAGCTCTGTTGTCAAACTAGGCAATGTTCTATTTGGAGACTGGAAGGACGTCGCTCCGCTTCTCGAAGGTTTGGTAGAAAATCAAGACTATGTTGTCGAACAAGATGCTCGTAATTCTGCAGTTCCCTTGCTAGACAAACGTGCTATCAACGCTCGTATCGAGCCGGGTGCTATTATCCGTGACCAGGTGGAAATTGGTGACAATGCTGTTATCATGATGGGAGCTGTTATCAATATCGGTGCTGAAATCGGTGCTGGAACCATGATTGATATGGGTGCTATCCTTGGTGGCCGCGCCATCGTTGGGAAAAACAGCCACGTTGGTGCAGGTGCAGTTTTGGCAGGTGTGATTGAGCCAGCTAGTGCCGATCCAGTCCGTGTTGGAGACAATGTTCTCATCGGAGCCAATGCAGTGGTCATCGAAGGAGTCCAAATCGGTAGTGGTTCAGTTGTCGCTGCAGGAGCTATCGTGACTCAAGATGTCCCAGAAAACGTTGTAGTAGCAGGTGTTCCGGCTCGTATCATCAAAGAGATTGATGCCCAAACCCAACAAAAAACAGCGCTAGAGGATGCGCTTCGTACCTTGTAA
- a CDS encoding rhomboid family intramembrane serine protease, with amino-acid sequence MKEIFDKRYSVTSFFLLVTGFVFLLMLITTGINFDQVKTLFQFGAMYGPIIRLFPEQFWRLFSAIFVHIGWEHFIVNMISLYFLGQQVEEIFGSKQFFLLYLLSGMMGNLFVFAFTPKVLAAGASTSLYGLFAAIIVLRYATRSPYIQQLGQSYLTLFVINIIGSILIPGISLAGHIGGAVGGAFLAVIFPVKWEKRMYSTSQRIGATVLFIALAVFLFYKGMSYV; translated from the coding sequence ATGAAGGAAATCTTTGATAAACGCTACTCTGTGACTAGTTTTTTTCTCCTAGTGACTGGCTTTGTATTTCTACTGATGCTGATTACTACGGGTATCAACTTTGATCAAGTCAAAACTCTGTTTCAGTTTGGAGCTATGTATGGACCGATCATTCGCCTGTTCCCAGAGCAGTTCTGGCGCCTTTTTTCGGCTATATTTGTGCATATCGGTTGGGAACATTTCATTGTCAATATGATTTCACTCTACTTTCTTGGACAACAGGTGGAGGAGATTTTCGGCTCTAAGCAATTTTTCCTTCTTTATCTCTTATCAGGAATGATGGGCAATCTCTTTGTTTTTGCTTTCACACCGAAAGTTCTAGCAGCAGGTGCCTCCACTTCTCTCTATGGATTATTTGCTGCGATTATCGTTTTGCGCTATGCGACTCGCAGCCCCTATATCCAGCAGTTAGGGCAATCCTACCTGACGCTTTTCGTGATAAATATCATTGGAAGTATTCTGATTCCAGGAATCAGCCTAGCAGGGCATATCGGTGGCGCAGTAGGAGGGGCCTTTCTAGCAGTCATCTTTCCAGTCAAATGGGAAAAAAGAATGTATAGCACCAGCCAGCGAATAGGAGCAACTGTACTTTTTATCGCACTAGCCGTTTTCCTTTTCTATAAGGGAATGAGCTATGTGTAA
- a CDS encoding DUF6110 family protein, which yields MLKEVLTVAKVAKKSSLFLGGVAFGTLGLKILASKEAKKGYSKALAKAYKFKDELDASVSVVKQHGDDVLQDAKYLYEQEKKEEQLDSLIGE from the coding sequence ATGTTAAAAGAAGTACTAACCGTTGCAAAAGTTGCGAAAAAATCTTCATTATTTTTGGGTGGTGTCGCATTTGGTACCCTTGGTTTGAAAATCTTAGCAAGTAAGGAAGCTAAAAAAGGTTATTCTAAAGCTTTGGCTAAGGCTTACAAGTTTAAAGATGAGCTAGATGCATCTGTTTCTGTTGTGAAGCAACATGGAGACGATGTTTTGCAAGATGCTAAATATTTGTATGAGCAAGAGAAAAAAGAAGAGCAATTAGATAGCCTTATAGGAGAATAA
- a CDS encoding N-acetyldiaminopimelate deacetylase, whose product MLDLIQTRRDLHQIPEIGLEEFKTQAYLLDVIEKLTEGKDFVQVRTWRTGILVYLQGSQPERTIGWRTDIDGLPIVEQTGQPFASQHQGRMHACGHDFHMTIALGCLEHALEEQPKNNLLFLFQPAEENEAGGMLMYEDGAFGDWLPDQFYGLHVRPDLKVGQIATNTHTLFAGTCEVKIRFKGKGGHAAFPHEANDALVVASYFVTQVQSVVSRNVNPIEGAVVTFGLFQAGTTNNVITDTAFLHGTIRALTQDMSLLVQKRVKTVAEGVAAAFDMEVEVELKQGGYLPVENNPALARELMDFFEEKDGIELIDIEPAMTGEDFGYLLSKVDGVMFWLGIDSPYALHHPQMSPKEEVLAIGVEAVSSFLKKKAAE is encoded by the coding sequence ATGTTAGATTTGATTCAGACTAGACGAGATTTGCACCAGATTCCAGAGATTGGCTTGGAGGAATTCAAGACTCAGGCTTATTTGCTGGATGTGATTGAGAAATTGACAGAGGGCAAGGATTTTGTCCAAGTTCGTACTTGGCGAACAGGGATTTTGGTCTACCTGCAGGGAAGTCAGCCGGAACGAACCATTGGTTGGCGAACAGACATTGATGGTCTGCCTATCGTCGAACAAACAGGCCAGCCTTTTGCTTCTCAACACCAAGGTCGCATGCATGCTTGTGGCCATGATTTCCACATGACCATTGCCTTGGGCTGCCTAGAACACGCCCTTGAGGAGCAACCCAAGAATAATTTGCTCTTCCTATTTCAGCCTGCTGAAGAAAATGAAGCTGGTGGTATGCTCATGTATGAAGATGGTGCTTTTGGGGACTGGCTACCAGACCAGTTTTATGGTCTCCATGTTCGTCCGGATCTGAAAGTCGGCCAGATTGCGACCAATACCCACACGCTTTTTGCTGGGACTTGCGAAGTTAAGATTCGTTTCAAAGGAAAAGGCGGGCACGCAGCCTTTCCGCATGAAGCCAATGACGCCTTGGTGGTTGCTAGTTACTTTGTGACCCAGGTGCAGTCAGTTGTCAGCCGCAATGTTAATCCAATCGAAGGAGCAGTGGTGACCTTTGGCCTTTTCCAAGCTGGAACAACCAACAATGTCATTACAGACACAGCCTTTTTACATGGAACCATTCGCGCCTTGACTCAGGACATGAGCCTCCTAGTACAAAAAAGAGTCAAGACAGTCGCAGAAGGGGTTGCAGCAGCCTTTGATATGGAAGTCGAAGTAGAACTCAAGCAAGGAGGCTACCTACCTGTTGAGAACAATCCAGCCTTGGCGCGTGAACTGATGGACTTCTTTGAAGAAAAAGACGGAATTGAGTTGATTGATATCGAGCCAGCTATGACTGGTGAGGACTTTGGTTATCTCCTTTCGAAGGTAGATGGCGTTATGTTCTGGCTAGGTATCGATAGTCCTTACGCCCTTCACCACCCTCAGATGAGTCCCAAAGAAGAGGTCTTAGCTATTGGGGTGGAAGCAGTATCTAGTTTCCTGAAAAAGAAGGCGGCGGAGTAG
- a CDS encoding heavy metal translocating P-type ATPase, whose protein sequence is MSFKVLYRGYQHIRLSSSFSLTLDIQDYLRSLARDEKGIESIQFYMDQQHFTLRIKEGFSVLDNAEAFLKRIDKGKVSELMTLPVRREESAYSIVSGAAIKRVLFRSFVPYPIRYIWTCYQALGYVREAYQTLARKELTMEVLDCSAILLSLFMNQSKTASNIMFMLDLGNHLDQWSLKKTATDLEQSLLAKESDVFLVQGDTVVSIKSSDVQIGDVLVLSQGNEILFDGQVVSGLGMVNESSLTGESFPVEKRESDLVCANTVLETGELRIRVTDNQMNSRILQLIELMKKSEENKKTKQRYFIKMADKVVKYNFLGAGLTYLLTGSFSKAISFLLVDFSCALKISTPIAYLTAIKEGLNREMVIKDGDVLEKYLEVDTFLFDKTGTITTSYPIVEKVLPFGDYSEEDILRISACLEEHIYHPIANAIVKQAEIEGIEHEEMHGKLQYIASKGIKSHIDGQPVVIGNYVLMQDEQIHISSEQNALIEEYKSHYNLLFLAYQNELIGMFCIHTPLRKEAKAALEKLRAQGKKLILATGDTLVRTEELVKDLPFDQVYTDLKPDGKFELVEKLQRAGHTILMVGDGLNDSAALTLSDIGVVMNESADISKQMSDILLLDNRLDFFQELDLLSSSLQTLIKKNIQDTVVVNSSLIGFGLFNWLSPSNLSILHNLTTLRIVLRSLSIKG, encoded by the coding sequence ATGTCTTTTAAAGTGCTATATAGAGGATATCAACATATCCGACTATCATCTTCTTTTTCACTCACCTTGGATATTCAAGACTATCTTCGTTCCTTGGCGAGAGATGAGAAGGGAATTGAGTCTATCCAGTTTTACATGGATCAACAGCACTTTACCCTACGTATAAAAGAAGGCTTCTCTGTATTAGACAATGCAGAAGCCTTTTTAAAAAGAATTGATAAAGGGAAAGTTTCTGAGTTGATGACTCTTCCTGTTCGTAGAGAAGAGAGTGCCTATTCTATCGTTTCAGGTGCAGCGATTAAGCGTGTGCTTTTTCGTAGTTTTGTACCTTATCCTATTCGATATATCTGGACCTGTTACCAGGCTTTGGGTTATGTTAGAGAAGCCTATCAGACCCTAGCGCGTAAGGAACTAACGATGGAGGTCTTGGACTGTTCGGCGATTTTATTGTCTTTGTTCATGAATCAATCCAAGACTGCCAGCAACATCATGTTTATGCTTGATTTGGGGAATCATTTAGATCAGTGGTCCTTGAAAAAAACTGCAACAGATTTAGAACAAAGCCTTCTTGCAAAAGAAAGCGATGTATTCTTGGTACAGGGTGATACGGTCGTTAGTATCAAGAGTTCCGATGTTCAAATAGGAGATGTCTTGGTCCTATCTCAAGGAAATGAAATTCTGTTTGATGGACAAGTAGTTTCAGGTTTAGGTATGGTCAACGAAAGTTCCTTGACGGGAGAGAGTTTTCCAGTTGAAAAAAGAGAGTCTGATTTGGTTTGTGCAAACACAGTCTTGGAGACTGGGGAGCTACGCATTCGTGTAACCGATAATCAGATGAATAGCCGTATTTTACAGCTGATTGAGTTGATGAAGAAATCTGAAGAAAATAAGAAAACGAAACAACGCTATTTCATCAAGATGGCGGACAAGGTCGTCAAATATAATTTCTTGGGGGCTGGTCTGACTTACCTATTAACGGGCTCTTTTTCTAAGGCTATTTCATTCCTATTGGTCGATTTCTCCTGCGCTTTGAAAATCTCTACTCCTATAGCTTATTTGACAGCTATCAAGGAGGGATTGAATCGTGAGATGGTAATTAAAGATGGAGATGTTCTAGAGAAATATCTGGAAGTTGATACTTTCTTGTTTGATAAGACAGGAACAATCACAACTAGCTATCCTATAGTTGAAAAGGTGTTACCTTTTGGGGATTATAGCGAGGAAGATATTCTCAGAATCAGTGCCTGTCTTGAGGAACACATTTATCATCCTATTGCTAATGCCATTGTCAAGCAAGCTGAGATAGAGGGAATTGAACATGAGGAAATGCATGGGAAACTCCAATATATTGCAAGCAAGGGAATTAAGTCCCATATCGATGGCCAACCAGTTGTTATTGGGAATTATGTCTTGATGCAGGATGAGCAGATTCATATCAGTTCGGAACAAAATGCTTTAATTGAAGAGTATAAGAGCCACTACAATCTCTTATTCTTAGCATATCAGAATGAATTGATTGGAATGTTCTGCATCCATACTCCTTTGAGAAAAGAAGCAAAAGCAGCCTTGGAGAAACTTAGGGCACAAGGGAAAAAATTGATTCTGGCAACAGGGGATACCCTGGTTAGGACAGAGGAATTAGTAAAAGATTTGCCCTTTGATCAAGTCTATACAGACTTGAAACCTGATGGGAAGTTCGAGTTAGTAGAGAAACTGCAGAGAGCAGGTCACACTATTTTGATGGTTGGGGATGGATTGAATGACTCAGCTGCTCTAACCCTATCAGATATCGGTGTGGTGATGAATGAGAGTGCAGATATTTCTAAGCAAATGAGTGATATCTTATTGTTAGATAATCGCTTGGATTTCTTCCAAGAGTTGGATTTGCTATCATCATCTTTGCAAACACTTATCAAGAAGAATATTCAAGATACCGTTGTCGTAAATAGTAGTTTGATTGGCTTTGGCTTGTTTAATTGGCTCAGTCCTTCAAACCTCTCTATCCTACATAATCTAACAACCTTACGCATAGTCCTGCGTAGCCTGTCTATTAAGGGATAG
- a CDS encoding DMT family transporter: MNKYQKKIFKGTLYSLLSGLIWGICGILGEYFFTHYQVSSGWITSMRLLFAGSLVLILSAFQLRFQLLDIWRNKKNYLPFFAYAILGIFSVQFFFYLCVEYSNATTATILQFISPVFILFYNRIIYQKKASITAILYVLIAMLGVFLMATKGDLSKLSMTPLALVTGLLSAVGVMFNVILPQRFARDYGFVPTVGWGMLLAGVFSNFLYPVHQITFQLDVTSLLICFTIAVFGTAFAFFLSMKAVLLVSPLVVSVVSASEPLSSALLSVLFLGMVLDGFLALAMILIIVPMVFLSIEETKER, translated from the coding sequence ATGAATAAGTATCAAAAGAAGATTTTTAAGGGAACCTTGTATTCACTGTTGTCAGGTCTGATTTGGGGAATTTGTGGTATTCTGGGAGAATATTTTTTCACCCATTATCAGGTGTCGTCTGGCTGGATCACTTCCATGCGCTTGCTTTTTGCAGGTAGCTTGGTCTTGATTTTATCTGCCTTTCAGTTGCGCTTTCAATTATTGGACATTTGGCGAAATAAGAAAAACTATCTGCCTTTTTTCGCTTACGCTATTCTGGGGATTTTTTCTGTACAGTTTTTCTTCTATCTCTGTGTTGAATATTCGAATGCGACGACAGCAACGATTTTGCAATTTATCAGTCCAGTTTTTATCTTGTTTTATAATCGTATCATTTATCAAAAGAAGGCTTCTATCACAGCCATTCTCTATGTTTTGATTGCCATGCTAGGTGTTTTTTTGATGGCTACAAAAGGGGATTTATCCAAGCTATCAATGACACCTCTGGCTTTAGTGACGGGGCTACTCAGTGCTGTAGGGGTTATGTTCAACGTTATCCTACCTCAGCGTTTTGCACGTGACTATGGTTTTGTGCCAACCGTTGGTTGGGGGATGTTGCTAGCAGGTGTTTTTAGCAATTTTCTTTATCCTGTTCATCAGATTACCTTTCAACTTGATGTGACGAGCCTTTTGATTTGTTTTACTATTGCTGTGTTTGGAACGGCTTTTGCTTTTTTCCTTTCGATGAAGGCTGTGCTACTCGTCTCACCGTTAGTTGTGTCAGTTGTGAGTGCCAGTGAACCTTTATCTTCCGCATTGTTAAGTGTGCTATTTCTAGGTATGGTTTTGGATGGTTTTCTAGCTTTGGCTATGATTTTGATTATCGTTCCAATGGTTTTCTTATCAATTGAGGAAACGAAGGAAAGGTAA
- the pbp1b gene encoding penicillin-binding protein PBP1B — MKKRNSELKTKLLHFFQQLTAKWKKKQASKKTDKKVASSDKVRRVGSILAKILSAFKVTFNTLFILGFIGSLLGAGVAMGYGVALFDKAQVPQAEELVKQVKDIASISEIAYSDGTTIASIEGDLLRTSVASDAISDNLKKAIIATEDEHFNEHKGVVPKAVIRATLGTFVGLGSSSGGSTLTQQVIKQQVVGDAPTLARKATEIVDALALERVMSKDEILTTYLNIAPFGRNHKGQNIAGAQQAAEGIFGVKASDLTVPQAAFIAGLPQSPISYSPYESDGSMKSDEDMALGIKRAKDVLYNMYRTGALSQEDYDKYKDYDFKQDFLPSGSVNGSSRDYLYFATLAEATDRMYDYLVERDHVSAQELKNESIQKAYRDLATKEIENGGYKITTTINKNVHTAMQNAVATYGYLLDDSTGQPEVGNVLMDNQTGAIFGFVGGRNYQENQNNHAIDTKRSPASTTKPILAYGIAIDQGLMGSASILSNYPTNFSNGNPIMYVNSPGTGMMTLGEALNYSWNIPAYWTYRSLREKGVDVKGYMEKMGYEIPEYGIESLPMGGGIDVTVAQHTNGYQTLANNGVYHKKHMISKIESTTGQVIYEYKTQPVQVYSKATATIMQSLLREVISSRITSSFQTDLASINPSLARADWIGKTGTTNEDENMWLMLSTPRLTLGGWLGHDDNRPLAKGAGHYRNANYMAHLVNAIQQAEPGIWGNERFSLDPSVTKSQVLKSTGEKPGKVTINGKEVTVSGSTVTSYWATKEGAPVTTYRFAIGGSDADYQNAWKSILGSLPTLPTPTLPSSSGSSGTSSSTRSNQSNR; from the coding sequence ATGAAAAAAAGAAACAGTGAATTAAAAACAAAGTTGCTGCATTTTTTCCAGCAACTAACTGCCAAATGGAAGAAAAAACAAGCAAGTAAAAAGACTGATAAGAAAGTGGCTTCTTCTGACAAAGTCAGAAGGGTTGGGTCTATTTTGGCTAAGATTTTGAGTGCTTTTAAAGTGACCTTCAACACTCTCTTTATCCTAGGCTTTATCGGAAGTCTTCTTGGTGCTGGTGTGGCTATGGGTTATGGAGTCGCTCTATTTGACAAGGCTCAGGTTCCTCAAGCAGAAGAGTTGGTTAAACAAGTAAAGGATATTGCCTCTATCTCAGAAATCGCCTATTCTGACGGGACTACCATTGCTTCGATTGAGGGCGATTTGTTGCGCACTTCAGTTGCTTCGGATGCTATATCAGATAATCTTAAGAAAGCCATTATTGCGACAGAGGATGAGCATTTCAATGAACACAAGGGAGTTGTACCTAAGGCAGTTATTCGTGCGACCTTGGGAACCTTTGTCGGTCTAGGGTCGTCCAGTGGTGGTTCGACCTTGACCCAGCAGGTCATCAAGCAACAGGTGGTAGGGGATGCTCCGACCTTGGCTCGTAAGGCGACAGAAATCGTAGATGCTCTTGCCTTGGAGCGCGTCATGAGCAAGGACGAAATTCTGACAACCTATCTGAATATTGCTCCTTTCGGTCGCAATCACAAAGGTCAAAATATTGCAGGTGCGCAGCAGGCTGCAGAAGGAATCTTTGGAGTCAAAGCTTCGGACTTAACGGTCCCTCAAGCGGCTTTTATCGCAGGCTTGCCACAGAGTCCGATTAGTTATTCCCCTTATGAATCTGACGGAAGTATGAAGAGTGATGAGGATATGGCTTTGGGAATCAAGCGTGCCAAGGACGTCCTCTATAATATGTACCGGACAGGTGCTCTGAGCCAAGAAGATTACGACAAGTACAAGGATTATGACTTTAAGCAAGACTTTCTACCATCAGGTAGTGTCAACGGAAGCTCACGCGACTATCTTTACTTTGCAACCTTGGCAGAAGCTACAGATCGGATGTATGATTATCTAGTTGAGAGAGATCATGTCTCTGCTCAAGAGTTAAAGAATGAGTCCATCCAAAAAGCTTATCGTGATCTAGCCACTAAGGAAATTGAGAATGGTGGGTATAAGATTACGACAACTATCAATAAAAATGTTCATACCGCAATGCAAAATGCGGTTGCGACCTATGGCTATCTGCTAGATGATTCGACAGGCCAGCCTGAGGTGGGGAATGTCCTCATGGACAACCAAACGGGAGCTATCTTTGGATTTGTTGGTGGCCGTAATTACCAAGAAAATCAGAACAATCACGCTATCGATACCAAGCGTTCTCCAGCTTCAACCACTAAGCCTATACTGGCCTATGGTATCGCGATTGACCAAGGTTTGATGGGAAGTGCAAGCATCTTGTCTAACTACCCGACAAACTTTTCAAACGGCAATCCCATCATGTATGTCAATAGTCCTGGTACAGGGATGATGACCTTAGGAGAAGCCCTCAACTATTCATGGAATATCCCAGCCTACTGGACTTATCGTTCGCTTCGAGAGAAGGGGGTCGATGTCAAAGGCTATATGGAAAAAATGGGTTATGAAATCCCAGAATATGGTATCGAAAGTTTACCGATGGGTGGGGGGATTGATGTTACAGTTGCTCAGCATACCAATGGTTATCAGACCTTGGCTAATAATGGGGTCTACCATAAGAAACATATGATTTCCAAGATTGAATCGACGACTGGACAAGTGATTTATGAATATAAAACTCAACCTGTTCAAGTTTATTCAAAAGCGACAGCGACCATCATGCAGAGTCTGCTTCGCGAGGTGATCTCATCTCGAATTACTTCGAGCTTCCAGACCGACTTGGCTTCTATCAATCCAAGTCTGGCTCGTGCTGACTGGATCGGAAAAACTGGAACGACTAATGAAGATGAAAATATGTGGCTCATGCTTTCTACACCTCGCTTGACTTTGGGTGGCTGGTTAGGTCACGACGACAACCGACCGCTAGCCAAAGGAGCAGGCCATTACCGCAATGCCAACTATATGGCCCACTTGGTCAATGCTATCCAGCAAGCCGAACCTGGCATATGGGGGAATGAGCGCTTTAGTCTAGACCCAAGTGTGACCAAGTCTCAAGTCCTCAAATCGACAGGAGAAAAACCTGGCAAGGTCACAATCAATGGCAAAGAAGTCACCGTTTCAGGTTCTACAGTAACGAGCTATTGGGCTACTAAAGAAGGGGCGCCAGTAACCACTTACCGCTTTGCCATCGGAGGGAGCGATGCCGATTATCAAAATGCTTGGAAGAGCATTTTAGGAAGTTTACCCACTCTCCCTACCCCAACTCTCCCAAGTTCAAGTGGTAGTTCGGGAACAAGCTCATCAACTCGCTCAAATCAATCAAATCGATAG